A genomic window from Yarrowia lipolytica chromosome 1D, complete sequence includes:
- a CDS encoding uncharacterized protein (Compare to YALI0D25102g, weakly similar to uniprot|Q7RXQ1 Neurospora crassa NCU00157.1 hypothetical protein), giving the protein MKDLPPTIVTQLQSYPPGAQIQRLVHIGDSHKPLRQQCLEKALAICRQSTRQVEAYERILKRLDKLLKGAAPSEDREWIDRTRAENAEQVDELKSHRSQAKFDALIALYLSLGRFQEARKACAARRDNNNDWEHSLHLRVMEARSQFLDGEKVTTIHKVLDSRDELKPLDLNLALLLAALHELQATTTMSSHSGGPATVTIAPSAFAKAVEYFLDMDFEYLKHYDDVALGRDVGRYIAVCALVSFSRAQLSTLVNQNFGFSELVGADSDIMKMLQSFLDSEFLQFFKLWNVLVGELPFDLVFSDIVSSVDSLLRERALIQAIFPYTQFRLDELAQSFDMEPDELETLLRQMIVALDLKLKIDKIDGTVTAYQSDGYSQLKQNKMLAKAYVRSAKMAMLALDK; this is encoded by the exons ATGAAAG ACCTCCCCCCTACAATTGTCACACAGCTCCAGTCGTATCCTCCTGGAGCACAGATACAACGCCTGGTCCACATCGGCGACTCGCACAAACCGCTGCGGCAACAATGTCTTGAAAAGGCCTTGGCAATCTGTCGTCAGTCCACTCGACAAGTTGAGGCCTATGAACGTATTCTTAAACGGCTCGACAAACTACTGAAAGGAGCTGCCCCGAGTGAGGACCGAGAGTGGATCGACCGGACGCGTGCTGAGAACGCGGAACAGGTGGATGAACTGAAATCGCACAGATCCCAGGCCAAATTTGACGCCCTCATCGCACTCTATTTGTCGCTGGGCCGGTTCCAGGAGGCAAGAAAGGCGTGTGCTGCTCGTCgcgacaacaacaacgactGGGAACACTCGCTGCATCTGCGAGTGATGGAGGCGCGGTCGCAGTTTCTGGATGGAGAAAAGGTGACTACGATCCACAAAGTTCTGGATTCGCGAGACGAGCTGAAACCCCTGGATCTCAACCTGGCGCTGTTGCTGGCAGCTCTGCATGAGCTACAGGCGACAACGACCATGTCCAGCCACTCAGGGGGCCCTGCCACCGTCACAATTGCACCGTCTGCTTTTGCAAAGGCTGTAGAGTACTTTTTGGACATGGACTTTGAGTACCTAAAACACTACGACGATGTGGCTTTGGGGCGAGATGTCGGCAGATATATTGCCGTGTGTGCCCTCGTATCCTTTTCCCGTGCCCAGCTGTCGACTCTGGTGAATCAGAATTTTGGTTTTTCTGAGCTCGTTGGCGCCGATTCTGACATTATGAAAATGCTCCAGAGCTTTCTGGATTCAGAGTTTCTGCAGTTTTTCAAGCTGTGGAATGTTCTTGTGGGCGAGCTGCCGTTTGATCTGGTCTTTTCTGATATCGTTAGCTCTGTGGATAGCCTTCTACGTGAACGGGCTCTGATTCAGGCCATTTTTCCATACACGCAATTCCGGCTGGACGAGCTGGCTCAGTCGTTTGATATGGAGCCCGATGAGCTGGAGACGCTGTTGCGGCAGATGATTGTAGCCCTGGatctcaagctcaagattgacaagattgacgGCACTGTGACGGCATACCAGAGCGATGGGTACTCGCAGCTGAAGCAGAACAAGATGTTGGCCAAGGCGTATGTGAGGAGTGCTAAGATGGCCATGTTGGCCCTAGACAAATGA
- a CDS encoding uncharacterized protein (Compare to YALI0D25124g, no similarity) has protein sequence MLRPDWYRLAKGPTTKRYFSVAHVTLKPHPAASSRMAASVPTSRTDGYYKTNARVRGYKNRQSKGSNKDDSIDNVKFISKKYINQAEVYEQASPSRQKSLRHSEQVKRDYDASFPPLYARRVDVETSRLQEQLYREDLNLRQKLAKLPQQRAVVGGIIMKIEASVKTRGKGWMNHGQVIEELIIRGDVFEAILVFKWYRKEESVKTNLGEILKALLASEYPGLAADVVQLAHQWQIPLTSYHIVAGIKGLKETVNSGNAVEKLKAAYQMCDWALAPSPENGNEPQFKDAEFVLPHVLFFAWRVPHNARNEVLHLVNKVCPAFKVDISRAAFLTQYFAGVAYHVTPNDEEATIQTVEDAVKLLQNVSLVDGGLMSSIILGLREQFKNPVDDSLEWEHEIGGLKWKNVLEIAFRAVRPDRKRSGPLAHIDVKRELATCSQLLGICNVLNDNQLARNWFHNYVLPVVLEAPNKELSQLDKNGNVQVLNIFNVFAALDKNNIATEDSRDLFLSVMSRIPNLDSRPALSRFIAETSRLERIILSKCHDEATAKKVRQTVDSTHKRILGGLPHTCVISRSLIKSWRYAIGDAARDYHRVPYLRSVAIDQLFMWDPKISQNRSFLKSPENLWAVAEIYELLQAEYVIMQRSSPKKTQSIQQLLHVMMHRLSAFVPGGMTPEIIDHHRANQVLMNIISKKAIPMPYDSDGKEPQWLMGPESKPVTADEIAKARVTKKFGARPKTERAEKTEKRRGTKRLRHKPTKDKSPSGNEILNSMLSMPDQFKR, from the coding sequence ATGCTCCGACCCGACTGGTACAGGCTGGCCAAGGGGCCCACGACCAAGCGGTATTTTTCGGTcgctcacgtgacgctCAAACCCCACCCTGCGGCCTCTTCTCGCATGGCAGCGTCCGTTCCAACCTCCAGAACAGATGGATACTACAAGACCAATGCCCGAGTCAGGGGATACAAGAACAGACAGAGTAAAGGCAGCAACAAAGACGACAGCATTGACAACGTGAAATTCATCAGCAAAAAATACATTAATCAGGCAGAGGTCTACGAACAAGCGTCTCCTTCACGACAAAAGAGTCTCCGTCACTCTGAACAGGTCAAACGGGACTATGACGCTTCTTTTCCGCCGTTGTATGCCCGGAGAGTCGATGTGGAGACGTCGAGGCTCCAAGAACAGCTCTACAGAGAAGATCTGAACCTGCGGCAGAAACTGGCAAAGTTGCCCCAGCAACGAGCTGTTGTGGGAGGTATCATTATGAAGATTGAAGCCAGTGTGAAGACCCGAGGCAAGGGCTGGATGAACCACGGTCAGGTGATCGAGGAACTGATCATTCGAGGAGACGTCTTTGAAGCTATTCTGGTGTTCAAATGGTacagaaaagaagagaGTGTGAAGACCAACCTGGGggagattctcaaggcTCTTCTTGCCAGCGAGTATCCCGGCTTGGCAGCCGATGTAGTCCAGCTGGCCCACCAGTGGCAAATTCCGCTTACATCATACCATATTGTGGCAGGTATCAAGGGTCTGAAGGAGACTGTGAATTCTGGGAATGctgtggagaagctcaaaGCTGCCTATCAGATGTGCGACTGGGCtctcgctccttctccagagaaTGGAAACGAGCCGCAATTCAAGGATGCGGAGTTTGTGCTACCCCACGTGCTGTTTTTCGCATGGAGAGTGCCCCACAATGCCAGAAATGAAGTTCTTCATCTCGTCAACAAAGTATGCCCTGCTTTCAAGGTGGACATTAGTCGAGCAGCGTTTCTGACACAGTACTTTGCGGGCGTAGCGTATCATGTGACTCccaacgacgaggaggctaCGATTCAGACCGTTGAAGACGCTGTCAAGTTGCTTCAGAATGTGTctcttgttgatggaggtCTGATGTCGTCTATCATTCTGGGTCTGAGAGAACAATTCAAGAACCCTGTGGACGACAGTCTGGAATGGGAGCACGAGATTGGCGGTCTGAAATGGAAAAACGTGCTTGAAATCGCTTTCCGAGCTGTCAGACCGGATAGAAAACGATCTGGACCTCTTGCCCACATTGATGTAAAGCGGGAGCTGGCTACGTGTTCTCAGCTGCTCGGCATTTGTAATGTCTTGAACGACAACCAACTGGCCAGAAACTGGTTCCACAATTACGTGCTTCCTGTGGTTCTTGAAGCTCCTAACAAGGAGCTCAGCCAGTTGGACAAGAATGGCAATGTGCAAGTTCTCAACATTTTCAACGTGTTTGCAGCTTTGGATAAGAACAACATTGCCACTGAAGACTCGCGAGACCTTTTCTTGTCTGTTATGAGTCGAATCCCCAACTTGGATTCTCGACCAGCTCTTTCTCGATTCATTGCAGAGACTTCGAGACTTGAGAGAATCATTCTGAGCAAGTGCCATGACGAGGCCACCGCCAAAAAGGTCCGTCAGACCGTCGACTCCACCCACAAACGAATCCTCGGAGGTCTTCCACATACTTGTGTCATTTCACGATCTCTGATCAAGTCCTGGAGATACGCCATTGGCGACGCAGCTCGAGACTACCATCGAGTCCCCTACTTGCGGTCCGTGGCCATCGACCAGCTGTTCATGTGGGATCCCAAAATTTCGCAGAACAGATCGTTCCTCAAGTCGCCTGAAAACCTATGGGCGGTGGCGGAGATCtacgagctgctgcaggcCGAGTATGTCATCATGCAGCGATCTAGTCCCAAAAAGACACAGAgcatccagcagcttcttcacGTTATGATGCACAGACTGTCGGCGTTTGTGCCTGGCGGAATGACTCCCGAGATTATCGATCACCACCGAGCCAACCAGGTGCTTATGAACATCATTTCCAAGAAGGCCATTCCCATGCCGTATGACTCGGACGGAAAAGAACCCCAGTGGCTCATGGGACCGGAGTCCAAACCTGTCACTGCTGACGAGATAGCAAAGGCCAGAGTGACCAAGAAGTTTGGAGCCAGACCCAAGACCGAGCGAGCAGAAAAGACGGAAAAGAGACGCGGAACTAAACGACTGAGACACAAGCCTACCAAGGACAAGTCGCCAAGTGGAAACGAGATCCTCAACTCCATGTTGTCTATGCCGGACCAGTTCAAGCGATAA
- a CDS encoding uncharacterized protein (Compare to YALI0D25146g, similar to uniprot|Q9C467 Emericella nidulans COP9 signalosome subunit 4): protein MSSISNRIEQISSSKPGAKDYINYLHSLSAAADLISYAKAIIQIPDGAIVARPVLAEFVSYTKGLADAREEVLIATLDVLKEKTIIFEEQEFLAREALAEVYEQKNEFTKAARVLQGMRLDSGQQHITDDQKVAVYVRIVRMLLEDEDDAGAETYLNKCALLIHKCNDPAQKVHFKLSQARIFDTRRKFLDATRKYYEMSLEEAVDADDRLQCLLAASKTAILSPAGPLRQRVLTALYKDERSVQLPTFKVLEQLYENRILDQEDVKQFAEMLEPHQLALMGDGVTVLHRAVLEHNLLAISRVFSCISFPRVAALLGMELTQAEDTIANMIIQGRLSGRIDQVSGFVYFDSEKSNLNVRQKALVRLDEVAERIAATSRDVRIY from the coding sequence ATGTCCTCCATCTCAAACCGCATTGAGCAGATTAGCAGCTCGAAACCCGGCGCCAAGGACTATATCAACTATCTGCACTCGCTGTCGGCCGCCGCCGATCTCATTTCCTACGCCAAAGCCATCATCCAAATTCCCGATGGTGCCATTGTGGCTCGCCCGGTGCTGGCGGAGTTTGTCAGCTACACAAAGGGGTTGGCGGACGCGCGAGAAGAGGTGTTAATCGCCACTCTCGATGTTCTCAAGGAAAAAACCATCATTttcgaggagcaggagttTCTGGCACGAGAGGCACTGGCCGAAGTGTACGAGCAGAAAAACGAGTTCACCAAGGCCGCACGAGTGCTACAAGGCATGCGGCTGGACTCGGGACAACAGCATATCACCGACGACCAAAAAGTAGCCGTGTATGTGCGGATTGTGCGCATGTTGCTGGAGGATGAAGACGACGCAGGAGCAGAGACTTATCTTAACAAGTGCGCCCTGCTGATCCACAAGTGCAACGACCCCGCACAAAAGGTGCATTTCAAGCTATCGCAAGCGAGAATTTTCGATACCCGACGCAAGTTCCTAGACGCTACACGAAAGTACTACGAAATGTcactggaggaggccgtGGATGCTGACGACAGACTGCAGTGTCTGCTGGCGGCCTCCAAGACTGCCATTCTGTCTCCCGCAGGGCCCCTGAGACAGAGAGTGCTCACTGCGCTCTACAAGGACGAAAGAAGTGTCCAGCTGCCTACGTTCAaggtccttgagcagctgtACGAGAACCGAATTCTGGACCAGGAGGACGTGAAGCAGTTTGCCGAAATGCTGGAGCCGCACCAGCTGGCTCTCATGGGCGACGGAGTGACAGTTCTGCACCGAGCGGTGCTGGAACACAATCTGTTGGCCATTTCTAGAGTCTTTTCCTGCATCTCTTTTCCCAGAGTTGCAGCCTTGTTGGGCATGGAATTGACACAGGCAGAGGACACAATCGCCAACATGATCATTCAGGGCAGACTAAGTGGACGCATTGATCAGGTGTCGGGATTTGTCTACTTTGATTCGGAGAAGAGCAATCTTAATGTCAGACAGAAGGCGTTGGTAAGGTTGGATGAGGTAGCAGAGAGAATTGCTGCAACTAGCAGAGATGTTAGGATTTACTag
- a CDS encoding uncharacterized protein (Compare to YALI0D25168g, similar to uniprot|P06106 Saccharomyces cerevisiae YLR303w MET25 O-acetylhomoserine sulfhydrylase P5.26.f3.1) gives MPSHFDTLQLHAGQEVDPATNARAVPIYATTSYNFNSSEHGAKLFGLQEFGNIYSRIMNPTNDVLEKRIAALEGGKSAIAVSSGQSASFLALTALAQTGDNIVASSCLYGGTYNQLKVIFKTYGINVKFVEGDDPKAFAAAIDDKTKALYVESIGNPRYNVPDLKALSDLAHKNNIPLVVDNTFGAGGYLVAPIEHGADIVVHSATKWIGGHGTTVAGLIVDGGNFDWIKSGKFPQLTEPSEGYHGMKFAETFGNELAYALYVRTVLLRDIGPCLNPFGAFQIIQGLETLSLRVDRHCENALKLAKWLEKNEHIAWVSYPGLESHPYHEHAKKVLKRGYGAVLSIGVKDDKGAAVVDSLKLASNLANVGDAKTLVIAPYFTTHQQLSEEEKKSAGVSKDLIRVAVGIEFIDDIIADFEQAFKAVY, from the coding sequence ATGCCCTCGCACTTTGACACTCTGCAGCTCCACGCCGGCCAGGAGGTCGACCCCGCCACCAACGCCCGAGCGGTGCCCATCTACGCCACCACGTCGTACAACTTCAACTCGTCGGAACATGGCGCCAAGCTGTTTGGGCTCCAGGAGTTTGGCAACATTTACTCGCGAATCATGAACCCTACCAACGACGTGCTTGAGAAGCGAATTGCGGCTCTCGAGGGCGGCAAATCCGCCATTGCGGTCTCCTCCGGCCAGTCGGCGTCGTTCCTCGCGCTCACCGCCCTGGCCCAGACCGGAGACAACATTGTCGCCTCCTCCTGTCTCTACGGAGGTACCTacaaccagctcaaggTGATTTTCAAGACCTACGGCATCAACGTCAAGTTTGTGGAGGGAGACGACCCCAAGGCGTTCGCTGCAGCCAtcgacgacaagaccaaggctCTGTATGTCGAGTCCATCGGCAACCCCCGTTACAACGTGCCCGACCTTAAGGCCCTGTCCGACCTCGCTCACAAGAACAACATCCCCCTGGTGGTGGACAACACCTTTGGAGCCGGTGGATACCTCGTTGCCCCCATTGAGCACGGCGCCGACATTGTCGTGCACTCTGCCACCAAGTGGATCGGAGGCCACGGCACCACCGTTGCTGGTCTCATTGTCGATGGCGGCAACTTTGACTGGATCAAGTCCGGCAAGTTCCCCCAGCTCACCGAGCCTTCCGAGGGCTACCACGGAATGAAGTTTGCCGAGACCTTTGGCAACGAGCTGGCCTACGCTCTGTACGTGCGAACCGTGCTGCTGCGAGACATTGGCCCTTGTCTCAACCCCTTTGGCGCCTTCCAGATCATCCAGGGTCTCGAGACGCTGTCTCTTCGAGTCGACCGACACTGCGAAAACGCCCTCAAGCTCGCAAAGTGGCTCGAGAAGAACGAACACATTGCTTGGGTCTCCTACCCGGGTCTTGAGTCGCACCCCTACCACGAGcacgccaagaaggtgcTCAAGCGGGGCTACGGCGCCGTGCTGTCGATCGGtgtcaaggacgacaagggtGCTGCTGTCGTCGACTCTCTGAAGCTGGCCTCCAACCTCGCCAACGTCGGAGACGCCAAGACTCTCGTCATCGCCCCTTACTTCACCACTCACCAGCAGCtgtcggaggaggagaagaagagcgcTGGCGTGTCCAAGGATCTCATCCGGGTTGCTGTCGGTATCGAGTTTATCGACGATATCATTGCTGACTTTGAGCAGGCTTTCAAGGCGGTGTACTAG
- a CDS encoding uncharacterized protein (Compare to YALI0D25190g, similar to Saccharomyces cerevisiae VHS1 (YDR247W) and SKS1 (YPL026C); ancestral locus Anc_8.477, highly similar to uniprot|P17157 Saccharomyces cerevisiae YPL031c PHO85) yields MNTSSQFQQLEKLGEGTYATVYKGRNRTTGQLVALKEINLDSEEGTPSTAIREISLMKELKHENIVTLYDVIHTENKLNLVFEYMDKDLKKFMDTNGNKGALETKQVKWFMYQLLRGILFCHDNRVLHRDLKPQNLLINAKGQLKLADFGLARAFGIPVNTFSNEVVTLWYRAPDVLLGSRTYSTSIDIWSAGCIMAEMFTGRPLFPGSSNDDQLQHIFKLMGTPNESTWPNISSLPNYRSNFQVYAPQDLRVIIPQIDNVALDLLLSLLQLKPENRITARQSLEHPWFAEYHQ; encoded by the coding sequence atgAACACGTCATCGCAattccagcagctggagaagctcggAGAAGGCACGTACGCCACGGTGTACAAGGGCCGCAACCGAACCACGGGCCAGCTTGTGGCGCTCAAGGAAATTAACCTGGACAGTGAAGAGGGCACGCCTTCCACGGCCATCCGAGAAATCTCGCTGATGAAGGAGCTTAAGCACGAAAACATTGTGACGCTGTACGACGTGATCCACACGGAAAACAAGCTGAATCTGGTGTTTGAGTACATGGACAAGGATCTCAAAAAGTTCATGGACACCAATGGCAACAAGGGCGCGCTGGAGACCAAGCAGGTCAAGTGGTTCATGTACCAGCTACTCCGTGGCATTCTCTTCTGCCACGACAACCGGGTTCTACACAGAGACCTCAAGCCCCAGAACCTGCTCATCAACGCCAAGGGACAGCTCAAGCTGGCTGACTTTGGTCTGGCCCGAGCGTTTGGAATCCCCGTTAACACCTTTTCCAACGAGGTCGTGACGCTGTGGTACCGGGCTCCGGATGTGCTCCTTGGATCCAGAACCtactccacctccatcgACATCTGGTCTGCAGGCTGCATCATGGCCGAGATGTTCACTGGCCGGCCTCTGTTCCCCGGATCTTCCAACGACGACCAGCTGCAACACATTTTCAAGCTCATGGGCACGCCCAACGAGAGCACGTGGCCCAATATCTCGTCGCTGCCCAATTACCGATCCAACTTCCAGGTCTATGCTCCCCAGGACCTCCGAGTCATCATCCCCCAGATTGATAACGTGGCGCTAGATCTGCTCTtgtcgctgctgcagctCAAGCCGGAGAACCGAATCACGGCTAGACAGAGTCTTGAGCATCCTTGGTTTGCCGAGTACCATCAGTAA
- a CDS encoding uncharacterized protein (Compare to YALI0D25212g, similar to Saccharomyces cerevisiae YPL030W; ancestral locus Anc_8.481, similar to uniprot|Q02648 Saccharomyces cerevisiae YPL030W LPB1P) — MFTPTDISGEPSAVGTQWTPYLSHPVDFGAQHFLEAMLNVISQPNINSSVIMRADIISDSLNMMPNIMGTDKANEGFIFDTHEGPVDDDKKDTDKDKNTPVPPNLQDYEPRQVEVTPCPVKRVIVRRIIPRNPQNDFSVNQTCIVHSDKPLWDSDGKETSEGAKIAISYISHHDHPKSCPYYLPCVKAVLLYFDGSAISVYYEKYTDHELSAEQEERCGRIALHLLHTVFRHSSGQKAGYKKRVHHDMIIDRIKFQDRYIYLKQKYAHSLVSSWVESTDPRKHVFEDLAIAAFLIELWGQMYKNKDDIYFYDLGCGNGLLVNILIKEGYVGEGVDARARKSWQTYEPEVTQKLLEKIVVPTVLLDQMVGQAQYLPPHAAEKRLAEANGLATDPRVFQTAGLPENAFLIGNHSDELTCWIPLMDRPFMVIPCCSHALSGEKKRFPPTSSDPEEKSTYRSLVGHVEQLSSKIGWQVEKEYLRIPSTRNAAVIGRTRVEPQMNIFEILYSEGGGEGWVERARDLCAKSPRNH, encoded by the coding sequence ATGTTCACACCCACCGATATCAGCGGCGAGCCGTCCGCGGTCGGCACACAATGGACGCCGTATCTGTCGCACCCGGTCGACTTTGGGGCCCAGCACTTTCTCGAGGCCATGCTCAACGTGATCAGCCAGCCCAACATCAACTCGTCGGTGATCATGAGAGCCGATATCATTTCTGACTCGCTCAACATGATGCCGAACATCATGGGCACGGACAAGGCCAATGAAGGGTTCATTTTCGATACCCATGAAGGACCTgtcgacgacgacaagaaggatacagacaaggacaagaacacTCCAGTTCCTCCGAATCTGCAGGATTACGAGCCCCGACAAGTCGAGGTGACTCCCTGTCCAGTCAAACGAGTCATTGTTCGTCGAATCATCCCCCGAAACCCCCAGAACGACTTTTCCGTCAACCAAACATGCATCGTCCACTCGGACAAGCCGTTGTGGGACTCTGACGGCAAAGAAACGTCCGAGGGCGCCAAAATCGCCATTTCCTACATTTCGCACCACGACCATCCCAAGTCGTGTCCCTACTACCTGCCCTGTGTCAAGGCCGTATTGCTGTACTTTGACGGAAGTGCCATCTCCGTCTACTACGAAAAGTATACCGACCACGAGCTCTCggccgagcaggaggaacGATGCGGTCGAATTGCCctgcatcttctccacactGTGTTCCGCCACTCGTCGGGTCAAAAGGCAGGCTACAAGAAACGGGTGCATCACGACATGATCATCGACCGAATCAAGTTCCAGGACAGATACATCTACCTGAAGCAAAAGTACGCACATTCGCTGGTGTCCTCATGGGTCGAGTCCACAGACCCTCGCAAACACGTGTTTGAAGATCTTGCCATCGCCGCCTTTCTCATCGAGCTGTGGGGCCAGatgtacaagaacaaggacgATATTTATTTCTATGACCTGGGCTGCGGCAACGGCCTGCTGGTCAACATTCTAATCAAGGAAGGCTACGTGGGCGAGGGAGTCGACGCGCGCGCACGCAAATCCTGGCAGACCTACGAGCCCGAGGTGacccagaagctgctggagaaaaTCGTGGTCCCCACGGTTCTTCTGGACCAAATGGTGGGCCAGGCCCAATACCTGCCCCCTCACGCTGCTGAGAAGCGACTCGCAGAAGCCAACGGTCTGGCCACGGATCCCAGAGTGTTCCAGACTGCTGGGCTGCCCGAAAACGCATTTCTCATCGGAAACCACTCAGACGAACTCACCTGCTGGATTCCGCTCATGGACCGTCCCTTCATGGTCATtccctgctgctcccacGCGTTGTCGGGCGAGAAAAAACGGTTCCCGCCCACCTCGTCGGATCCCGAGGAGAAGTCAACGTACCGGTCGCTcgtgggtcacgtggaacAGCTGTCGTCGAAAATCGGCTGGCAGGTAGAGAAGGAGTATCTGCGAATCCCGTCCACTCGAAACGCCGCAGTCATTGGCCGAACCCGCGTCGAGCCCCAGATGAACATCTTTGAGATTCTGTACTCggagggaggaggagagggCTGGGTCGAGAGAGCCCGAGATCTCTGTGCAAAGTCCCCGAGGAACCACTAG
- a CDS encoding uncharacterized protein (Compare to YALI0D25234g, similar to Saccharomyces cerevisiae PUS4 (YNL292W); ancestral locus Anc_3.67, weakly similar to uniprot|P48567 Saccharomyces cerevisiae YNL292w EXM1): MVYRSVMKRFSKTLQKPPKPLQKLPQMLKYNGVFVVDKPKNIGSTQVVEKLKWTFINAAGGKQKGGSRNPLKIGHGGALDPFATGVLAIGVGAGTKQLGDMTHSTDKEYIATVFMGHETTTCDREGHVVKSDDSSHITAEKIEETLAKFRGDIKQFPPVYSSVSVDGVRLWDYARNGLKVPYIPSRECHVSKLELVSPVISTHGYTPLGLANEEEMAVAAGVAKIKKEGGDMTREEYEKSKQGQPTVSKKQLKKNKKRKYDAEEVAAVVRDPVGEVEETHTHSKSLEEREKEYNEKLAQQEVNVFNKFAKEQAEKGSFQPKTPVFQIRAAVSSGTYIRQLANDICEELGVSGHLVELRRLTQGDFGVDNCFPLDKILNQPEEIWEHEITKALKEGPKYVYTESGVAGVVEEKGGDRRITETETEAQTETGTETGSEAQTEPKAQSVDDKTSDKNETANKTVVEAGAESKKQKTE, from the coding sequence ATGGTGTACCGATCTGTCATGAAACGCTTCTCCAAAACGCTTCAAAAACCGCCCAAACCGCTCCAAAAACTGCCGCAAATGCTCAAGTACAACGGAGTGTTTGTCGTCGACAAACCCAAGAATATTGGGTCTACacaggtggtggagaaacTCAAGTGGACCTTCATCAATGCCGCCGGAGGAAAGCAGAAGGGGGGCAGCCGAAACCCGCTGAAAATCGGCCACGGGGGAGCTCTAGACCCGTTTGCCACGGGCGTTCTGGCGATTGGGGTCGGAGCCGGAACCAAACAGCTCGGCGACATGACCCACAGCACTGACAAGGAGTACATTGCGACGGTGTTTATGGGCCACGAAACCACCACCTGCGACCGTGAGGGCCATGTGGTCAAGTCTGACGATTCGAGCCATATTACCGCGGAGAAGATCGAGGAGACTCTGGCAAAGTTCCGTGGCGACATCAAGCAGTTCCCACCGGTTTACTCGTCCGTCAGCGTCGACGGAGTGCGGCTTTGGGACTATGCTCGCAACGGACTCAAGGTGCCGTACATTCCGTCTCGGGAGTGCCACGTGAgcaagctggagctggtATCGCCGGTGATTTCGACCCACGGATACACTCCTCTGGGGCTGGccaacgaggaggagatggctGTGGCCGCCGGAGTGGCCAAGATCAAAAAGGAGGGGGGAGACATGACTCGAGAAGAGTACGAAAAGAGCAAGCAAGGCCAGCCGACGGTGTCGAAaaagcagctcaagaagaacaagaagcgTAAATATGACGCCGAGGAAGTCGCCGCCGTCGTCAGAGACCCCGTTGGTGAAGTTGAGGAGACCCACACCCACTCCAAGTCGCTGGAGGAGCGCGAAAAAGAATACAATGAGAAACTGGCCCAGCAGGAGGTGAATGTTTTCAACAAGTttgccaaggagcaggccGAGAAGGGCTCTTTCCAACCCAAGACGCCGGTCTTCCAGATCCGAGCTGCGGTGTCTTCGGGAACGTATATCCGACAGCTGGCCAATGATATCTGCGAAGAGCTGGGCGTCTCGGGACATTTGGTGGAGTTGCGACGATTGACCCAAGGCGACTTTGGAGTGGACAATTGTTTTCCTCTGGACAAGATTCTGAACCAGCCGGAGGAGATCTGGGAACACGAGATCACCAAGGCGCTGAAAGAGGGACCCAAGTATGTTTACACCGAGTCGGGAGTGGcaggggtggtggaggagaagggcgGCGATAGACGAATTACTGAGACGGAGACAGAGGCTCAGACGGAGACCGGGACTGAGACCGGGTCTGAAGCTCAGACTGAGCCCAAAGCCCAGTCAGTGGATGATAAGACCTCTGACAAGAATGAGACTGCCAACAAGACGGTTGTCGAAGCCGGAGCCGAATCCAAGAAACAAAAGACTGAGTAG